A region of the Streptococcus suis genome:
AACAGGCCATTGGTTACAGGGTAGCGCTTATCAAAAAAGTTCTTCAAAAATCAACAACTCCTTCACTGGAATATCAAATACATCTGGTTCGAAATCATAGACTTGAAATTCTGCCACGGTCGATACCGTCTCCCCCTGATAATCTACTAGGTAGCGATCATAAAAACCACCTCCATAGCCCACTCGAAAACCCGCTTGATTCCAAGCCAAACCAGGGACATGAATCAACTTAACCACAGACTTATCCACAGGTTGTGAATAAGTCCCAGGTTCCCAAACTCCAAACCTAGATTTCACCAAATCATCAGGATTATATTCTACAAAATCCATGCGGCCTTGTGAATAGGTCTTAGGAATGAAAATGCATTTTCCATCCTTTTGAGCCTGTTCAATCAGGTAAGAAGTATCAAACTCATGAGGCATGGAAAGGTAGGTCCCAAGCGACTTTGTGCCTTGATAGGCCTCAGAAGCAAGGAGGCGTTCCGTTAGCTGCTGGCTCCATCTTGCTCGCTGACTACTAGTCAGGTCTTTCAAGCTCTGCAGGACCTCTTGCCGAATGCTCTTTTTATCCACAGAAACTCCTTTCTTTTCAGAAAAAGACTGGAAAACCAGTCTAGTTTGCTTTCATTTTCAAAAAATCGCTCAACTTATCCACAGCAAAGGGAAGCACTTCCTCTTTGGGACTGAGACGAGGATTGTGAAGGGGATAAGGCGTATCCACACCCAACCAGAACATAACACCCGGCACCTTATTGAGCAGGTAGCCGAAGTCCTCACCCGTCATAGCTGGTGGGCAGTCAATCATCTCCACGCCGTCGACTTGTTCAAAATAAATTATCAGTTCATCCGCCAGCTGGGGATTATTTTCCACAGGCAGATAACCGCTAGGATTAAGCTCAATCTCCAAGTCCACTCCAAAGGACAGGGCGATTCCCTCTGCCACTTCCCGCACCCGTTTTTGCACAAGAAGGCTCATGCTCTGGGTCAAAGCCCGAATGGTGCCATGCAAGAAAGCCGTTTCCGCAATGACATTATTGGTCGTACCCGCGTGCAGGGAGCCGAAGGTGACCACAGCTCCCTCAATCGGATCAACGTTACGACTGACCACCGACTGCACCTGAGTCACAAAGTAGCTTGCTGCCACCAAGGCGTCATTGGCAGTATGGGGAAATGCTGCGTGGCCACCTTTTCCTGTAAACCGTATCTTAACTTCACAGGTCCCGGCAAAGAGGGTCGCACGGTTGGTGGCCATTTGACCGACTTTGAGGTCTGGTCGGACATGGAGCCCATAAAATTCATCTGGCAACCAATCCCCGAAAGCTCCCGCTTTATACATGAGCATGCCACCTGCTAGATTTTCCTCCGCAGGCTGAAACAAGAAGAGAAGATTATTTTTCGGTTGCTGCTCTGCCATTTTCTCCAAAAGCCCCAAGGCAATGGTCATGTGAAAATCATGTCCACAGGCGTGCATACGATCTGGGTGGAGGGACTTGAAGTCTAGGCCCGTCTCCTCCACGATCGGCAGGCCGTCAATATCCGCCCGCCAGCCAATCGTTTTATCTGGAGCAGAGCCTGTCAGATAAACCAAGATTCCTGTCTTCCAAGTGCGGACTTGGGCAAAAGAACAGTCTTGCAGCAAGTCCTCAATGGTTTCTATGAGAAAGGCGTGTGTCTTGAACTCCTCCATCCCCAGCTCTGGAATCTGGTGGAGGGTCCGGCGTGTCGCAATTAAATCTAGCATAGCTACCTCTTAGAGTGTCCGCAAAGCCTCTTCCAAGGCTGTTTTTTGTTGGGTTTGAGCGTCGATTTCCTTGATGATACGGGCTGGCACACCTGCTACCACTACGTTTTCAGGAACATCTTGAGTCACAATGGCACCAGCTGCCACAACAGATCCGCTACCGATTTGCACACCCTCGATGACAACGGCATTGGCACCGACCAAAACGTTGTCGCCGACACGAACTGGCTCGGCAGAAGCTGGCTCGATGACACCCGCAAGGACCGCTCCTGCTCCGATGTGGCTGTTTTTACCAACCGTCGCACGACCACCGAGAATAGCACCCATGTCAATCATGGTACCTGGACCGATTTCCGCACCGATGTTAATCACCGCCCCCATCATGATAACGGCATTATCACCAATGGTCACTTGGTCACGGATAATGGCACCTGGCTCGATACGGGCGTTAATGTTGCGTTTGTCAAGCAAAGGCACAGCTGAATTGCGGCCGTCTTGCTCCACCACATAATCCACATTCTCAGTCAAATTTGCCAAGAGTGGCTCAACGTCCTTCCAGTCACCGAAGAGGACATTGCCTAGTTTTGTCACCTCAGCAGGAACTGGACCTGCCAGTTCTCCTTTAAAGGTCACTTTAACAGTCGTCTTTTTCACAGCATTGCCGATAAAAGCAATGATTTCTTGTGCAGTCATTTTTTGTGCAGTCATAATGTTTCCAATCTAAAAATAATATTTTTACTATTATATCAAAATTTTCTGAAAATTTGATGATGAAAAACAAAAAAATTAGAAGTTTTACCTCCTAATTTTCAATCATTATCTAATCTTCAATTTCTTTTCTGGGATTAACAGCTCCAACGATATAATCTTGAACTAAACCTGTGGCATCCAGTACAATCCCATGTAAAACTCCGCCGTAAACAGCTCCACCATCAATCCCCATTTTCCCATCTGAACTGGTCCAGATTTGGCTAATGCGGAGTTTTGTTTGATAAAGGTTATAAACAGGAGTATGCCCAAAGACAATCATTTTCCCTGTGGTATTTTCGGCCTCATGGAAAGGAGTTCTAAGCCAGACTTTATCATGATTGCTGGTTTCGCGCCAGTCTGGTAAGGTCAAGTCCACACCAGCATGGACAAAGATATAGCGTTCAGTCTCTATATGATAAGGACAAGATTTGACAAAATCAATCAGATCCTCGTACTGTTCCATCACTGCATTGGCATCTACTAGACCATCAACGGGCGCATCCAAGGGTCGCCCCAGAAGGGAGTTAATGGTCGTATCGCCACCATTTCTCCGATAGTGGTCATAGCGGTCAACCGGATCACGTAACCAGGCCAGAAACATCCGTTCATGGTTACCCGTTAAACAAATTGCCCCCTTTTCCCGCACCAATTGCCAAACCAACTCCAAACAAGCTTTGGAATTTTCTCCGCGGTCAATCAAATCACCCAGAAAAATAAGCTGTTGTCGATTCTCGTTCCATTTCTTTAAAATATCAAGCAGGAGTTCAAACTTACCATGGACATCTCCTACTACAAAAAATTCTTTTTTCATAGAGAATATTCTACCATATTTCTAAAGGAAAGAAAAACTGGGAGTGTGATAGAACTCAAGACATAGAAAAGAGTTCGTCCTCACACCCCCGCACAGTTGATTAGGTCAGATTTGGAGTGTGAAACACGAACTGCTGAGATTTGCTTTGCAAATCCTATCTCCAACCTTAAACAGTCCCCCGGACTGTTTAAGCCAATCAACCACTGCGCTGAGATGTTGACACGAACTCTGATAGGCGGGCTTAAAATTTCATTCTATTACAAACGTGCGTTCAATTCTGCACCGAGTTCTTCAAATCCTGGTTTGCCAAGAAGAGCGAACATATTTTTCTTGTAGGCTTCTACACCTGGTTGGTCAAATGGGTTAATCGCATTGAGGTAACCAGAGATTGCAATTGCCAACTCGAAGAAGTAGAAGGTGTAACCAAGTGTGAACTCATCTTGTTGTGGAAGAGTGACAAACATGTTTGGTACGCCACCATCTGTGTGGGCAAGCAATACGCCATCCGTTGCTTTTTTGTTTACAAAGTCAACATCTTTTCCTTGCAAGTAGCCAAGACCGTCAAGGTCTTCTGTCATTTCAGGAATCAAGATATTTTTTCTTGGTTTGTCAACACGAACTACTGTTTCAAAGATATTGCGGTTTCCTTCTTGGATAAATTGTCCAAGTGAGTGCAAGTCTGTTGAGAAGTTAGCAGATGTTGGGTTGATACCTTTTTGGTCCTTACCTTCTGACTCACCAGCCAATTGTTTCCACCATTCGCTGAAGTATTGAAGTGATGGCTCGTAGTTAGCCAAGATTTCTGTTACATAGCCTTTTCTGTAAAGGATGTTACGCACTGCAGCATATTGGTAAGCCTCATTTTCGGCAATTTTATCTGATGTGTAAGTCGTACGAGCTGCGTTTGCACCTTCCATAAGGGCATCAATGTCTGCACCAGCTGCCGCGATTGGCAAAAGACCAACTGCAGTCAAGACTGAGAAACGACCGCCAACATCATCTGGAACTACAAAGGTTTCCCAACCATTTGCGTCCGCTTCAACCTTAACAGCACCTTTTGCCTTGTCAGTTGTCGCATAAATACGCTTGTTGGCTTCTTCTTGACCGTATTTCTTGACAAGCAATTCTTTGAAGACACGGAAAGCAATAGCAGGCTCAGTTGTTGTACCTGATTTTGAAATCACGTTTACTGAGAAGTCCTTATCTGCCACGTAGTCCACCAAGTCAGCAAGGTAGCTTGATGAGATTGAGTTTCCAGCGTAAAGGATTTGTGGAGCTTTACGCTCTTCACGAGTTTGCAAGTTTACAAAGGCATTGCTCAAGAAATCAATGGCTGCTTTGGCACCAAGGTAAGAACCACCGATACCGATAACCACCAAAACTTCACTTTCATTTTGGATCTTAGCCGCCGCTTCCTTGATGCGAGCAAATTCTTCTTTGTCATAGTTTTCTGGCAAATCCAACCAGCCGATAAAGTCGCTACCAGGACCTGTTCCTTGACGGAGCATTTGGTCAGCCAGCGTCACTTGTGGTTGCATGTAGTCAACTTCTTGAGCTCCAACGAATTGGCCCAAAACTTTTGAATAATCAAATGTAATATGTGTCATGTCATTCCTCCATTTATGTACCATAATATGATAACGCTTTATCAGTTTTTTTTCAAGGGATTTATGAATTTTCATTTATTTTCATGAAATGGTTTGCGTAACTTGTTTATTTTTCACAAACATAGTGTCGTAATGAGGAGTTTTATAGTCTGCTAAGACCTGACCCGACTGTGTCACTGTTATCATATTTGGTAATATTTTTGACAATAAATATAGTGGGACCAGGCTCACATACCAGATTGTCATCACTTCAAAAATAAATTTGCTATTATTCCCTCTCTGAATATAGCGTTGTCGGTGTTCTTCTTTTAATGATGGGTGGGGAATGTAAATGTGAAACGGGACAGCGCCACGTACAAGCATAACCAACAACATCCTTACTAGAAAATTCATGGCGACAAGGACCGTCTTCCCCTCCTCGTGCAAGGCATAGGCTTTGTCCACGTAGATGTTTTTATAATTCTTATCTTTAATCGGGCGTGGAGTTGATTTTCTTTCTTCTTTATTCAAATGACGAACACTAGAATTATCATATTTGATGTCCGACATTTCTAAATCTACAATTTGTGAAGATTGCTGGGCAAATGTCGTTTTCCCCATACCTGGAAAAGCAAATATAAACATAGGCTTTCCTCCTTTTCCTCTGTAGAATAGCAGAGCTAACAAAAAGTTTTCTTAAGAGGAAATCTATTTTACTCCTTTTTCCCTATAAATCAATAGAAAATCAACAAAATCAGTCCCCAGACGGAGAGAAATGTACTTGCTAAAGTAGTTGCCCCTATTTTACCCCTATTTCTAAAAACAAGCCAAAGAAAACCCTCTGAAAGCCTGATTTCAAAGGGTTTTTAGACTGTACGCAAAAAGAGCACACACTCGACCTCGCTTAGGGCTGCTGGATTCCTCCCCTGACCCGCTTCACGCACGAATGTTGCTCCGTTTATTATTATAACACAAATTGACTAAAGTGCAAGTTTGGACTACAAACTAGCTATCCGTAGCGACTTCCTCTTGCGCCTTCAAGGCCTCTTTCTCAGCCTTTTGCTTTTCTCGCCTCTGTCTGAAAAAATCTTGCATAATCTTAGCACAAGCCTCTTCCAGAATGCCCGTCTCAACTTCCACACGGTGATTGAGTCGCTCATCTGTCAAAATATCATAGAGACTGCCTGCCGCACCAAACTTTTGGTTGGTAGCACCGTACACTACCTGAGGAATGCGGGCAAGACCGATTGCTCCGCTACACATAACACAGGGCTCAATCGTCACAAAGAGGGTCGAATCAAGCAAGCGCCAATTCCCCTCAACATTGTTAGCCTCTTGGATGGCCATGACTTCGGCATGCATGATAGCCTGATTGAGCTCTTCGCGGGCATTATGACCTCTGCCAATAATCTGGCCATCCTTGACAATCACACAACCAATTGGAATTTCATCCTTTTCTAGCGACTTTCTAGCTTCCTGCAATGCTTGAGTCATAAAATACTCTTTTTCTTCATGTGTATAGTTCATAAATCTATTATAGCACAGCCCTGATAACAGTTCAAAATCACTTCTTTATTCGCTGCTATCAAAATCAATCTAACACTGCTTCTTCCTTACCACACATTTCTTTCAAAATTCTGCCCTTCTATTAACTTAAAAATATAAAAATACCTCCTCAGTCGAGAAGGTAGGGGGAGCAATATTGATATTTGCAGATATTAATATATCATCTATTGTCGATATTGTCAAGAAATTTTTTTAAAAAATGTCAAAAACAGCCTCGAAAGGCTGTCTCTGACATTTTCTATTACAATTCGCCAACTAATTTCACAACATTTTCTACTGTGAAGCCGTAGTTGTCAATAACTGTTTGGGCTGGAGCTGAGGCACCGAATGTGTCGATACCAAGGACTTTACCATCAAGACCGACATACTTGTACCAACTTTGAGTTGCACCCATTTCAATGGCCAAGCGACGACGGATAGCATTTGGAAGAATCTCTTCCTTGTAAGCTGCGTCTTGAGCATCGAAGAGCTCAGTTGATGGTACAGAAACCACACGAACTTTTGTACCAGCTGCTTCTAGTTCTTTGGCAGCTTTAACAGCCAAGTTCACTTCTGAACCTGATGCAAGAAGGATTGTGTCAAAACCTGCTACTTCATAAACTACATAAGCACCTTTAGCAACCTTGTCAAAGTCTGTTCCTTCTTCAACTGTCAAGTTTT
Encoded here:
- a CDS encoding 5-formyltetrahydrofolate cyclo-ligase, whose product is MDKKSIRQEVLQSLKDLTSSQRARWSQQLTERLLASEAYQGTKSLGTYLSMPHEFDTSYLIEQAQKDGKCIFIPKTYSQGRMDFVEYNPDDLVKSRFGVWEPGTYSQPVDKSVVKLIHVPGLAWNQAGFRVGYGGGFYDRYLVDYQGETVSTVAEFQVYDFEPDVFDIPVKELLIFEELF
- a CDS encoding serine/threonine protein phosphatase, translated to MKKEFFVVGDVHGKFELLLDILKKWNENRQQLIFLGDLIDRGENSKACLELVWQLVREKGAICLTGNHERMFLAWLRDPVDRYDHYRRNGGDTTINSLLGRPLDAPVDGLVDANAVMEQYEDLIDFVKSCPYHIETERYIFVHAGVDLTLPDWRETSNHDKVWLRTPFHEAENTTGKMIVFGHTPVYNLYQTKLRISQIWTSSDGKMGIDGGAVYGGVLHGIVLDATGLVQDYIVGAVNPRKEIED
- the dapD gene encoding 2,3,4,5-tetrahydropyridine-2,6-dicarboxylate N-acetyltransferase, encoding MTAQKMTAQEIIAFIGNAVKKTTVKVTFKGELAGPVPAEVTKLGNVLFGDWKDVEPLLANLTENVDYVVEQDGRNSAVPLLDKRNINARIEPGAIIRDQVTIGDNAVIMMGAVINIGAEIGPGTMIDMGAILGGRATVGKNSHIGAGAVLAGVIEPASAEPVRVGDNVLVGANAVVIEGVQIGSGSVVAAGAIVTQDVPENVVVAGVPARIIKEIDAQTQQKTALEEALRTL
- a CDS encoding glucose-6-phosphate isomerase, whose amino-acid sequence is MTHITFDYSKVLGQFVGAQEVDYMQPQVTLADQMLRQGTGPGSDFIGWLDLPENYDKEEFARIKEAAAKIQNESEVLVVIGIGGSYLGAKAAIDFLSNAFVNLQTREERKAPQILYAGNSISSSYLADLVDYVADKDFSVNVISKSGTTTEPAIAFRVFKELLVKKYGQEEANKRIYATTDKAKGAVKVEADANGWETFVVPDDVGGRFSVLTAVGLLPIAAAGADIDALMEGANAARTTYTSDKIAENEAYQYAAVRNILYRKGYVTEILANYEPSLQYFSEWWKQLAGESEGKDQKGINPTSANFSTDLHSLGQFIQEGNRNIFETVVRVDKPRKNILIPEMTEDLDGLGYLQGKDVDFVNKKATDGVLLAHTDGGVPNMFVTLPQQDEFTLGYTFYFFELAIAISGYLNAINPFDQPGVEAYKKNMFALLGKPGFEELGAELNARL
- a CDS encoding tRNA adenosine(34) deaminase TadA, which gives rise to MNYTHEEKEYFMTQALQEARKSLEKDEIPIGCVIVKDGQIIGRGHNAREELNQAIMHAEVMAIQEANNVEGNWRLLDSTLFVTIEPCVMCSGAIGLARIPQVVYGATNQKFGAAGSLYDILTDERLNHRVEVETGILEEACAKIMQDFFRQRREKQKAEKEALKAQEEVATDS
- a CDS encoding N-acetyldiaminopimelate deacetylase, with amino-acid sequence MLDLIATRRTLHQIPELGMEEFKTHAFLIETIEDLLQDCSFAQVRTWKTGILVYLTGSAPDKTIGWRADIDGLPIVEETGLDFKSLHPDRMHACGHDFHMTIALGLLEKMAEQQPKNNLLFLFQPAEENLAGGMLMYKAGAFGDWLPDEFYGLHVRPDLKVGQMATNRATLFAGTCEVKIRFTGKGGHAAFPHTANDALVAASYFVTQVQSVVSRNVDPIEGAVVTFGSLHAGTTNNVIAETAFLHGTIRALTQSMSLLVQKRVREVAEGIALSFGVDLEIELNPSGYLPVENNPQLADELIIYFEQVDGVEMIDCPPAMTGEDFGYLLNKVPGVMFWLGVDTPYPLHNPRLSPKEEVLPFAVDKLSDFLKMKAN